A window of Tautonia marina contains these coding sequences:
- a CDS encoding glycosyltransferase family 4 protein yields the protein MAHATRKVAFLTPLYFDEASCLGGGERYATNMAAGLVEATGGRYEVDLISYGVAPARRELRPGVTLRVLPVSRRPVDPLDAVSWELPAAIAEADLVHVHMAFSRSGEFGLLAAQQQHKPTCASDHGGHSSWLGASLGSLELADRIVAYSSFGASLFRTPTPVVVIRGGVDAARFAPPEPRPPRDRVLYVGRLLAHKGIDRLIAALPPELPLTVCGRPYDPDYFALLRRLSVGKDVTFVTDADDSTVRDLYARAWCNVLPSVYVDCYNRRYRAPELMGLTLLEAMSCETVPIASRVAAMPEFIKPYQSGYLFDTPDELTTLLRRLANEPETVARIGREARREVLRAFDLTVAGAKLAALYDELLETRSVRKERAS from the coding sequence ATGGCTCACGCGACACGGAAGGTCGCCTTTCTGACCCCGCTTTACTTCGACGAGGCCTCATGCCTTGGCGGTGGTGAGCGCTACGCGACCAACATGGCCGCCGGACTGGTCGAAGCCACCGGCGGGCGCTACGAGGTCGATCTCATCTCCTACGGCGTGGCTCCCGCCCGGCGCGAACTCCGCCCCGGCGTGACCCTCCGCGTCCTTCCCGTCTCCCGGCGGCCCGTCGATCCGCTCGACGCCGTCTCGTGGGAACTGCCTGCCGCAATTGCCGAGGCCGATCTCGTGCATGTGCATATGGCCTTCAGCCGATCTGGCGAGTTCGGCCTGCTTGCGGCCCAGCAGCAGCACAAACCCACCTGTGCCTCCGACCACGGTGGCCATTCCAGTTGGCTGGGGGCATCGCTCGGAAGCCTGGAACTGGCCGATCGAATCGTTGCGTACTCGTCTTTTGGTGCATCCCTGTTCCGCACGCCGACCCCCGTCGTCGTCATCCGAGGCGGTGTGGATGCCGCCCGATTCGCTCCTCCTGAACCTCGTCCCCCCCGCGATCGGGTCCTTTACGTGGGCCGGTTGCTCGCTCACAAGGGAATCGATCGACTCATCGCGGCCCTTCCCCCCGAATTGCCCCTGACCGTTTGCGGGCGACCCTACGATCCCGACTACTTCGCCTTGCTCCGTCGCCTGTCCGTGGGTAAGGACGTGACCTTCGTCACCGATGCCGACGACTCGACCGTCCGCGACCTCTACGCGAGGGCCTGGTGTAATGTCCTCCCGTCGGTCTATGTCGATTGTTACAATCGTCGCTACCGAGCCCCTGAGTTGATGGGCCTGACCTTGCTGGAAGCGATGAGCTGCGAGACCGTCCCCATCGCCTCGCGGGTCGCGGCCATGCCCGAATTCATCAAGCCCTATCAAAGCGGCTACCTGTTCGACACCCCAGACGAACTGACCACGCTCCTGCGTCGCCTGGCGAACGAGCCCGAAACCGTCGCCCGGATTGGTCGGGAAGCCCGGCGCGAGGTCCTGCGAGCCTTTGACCTCACCGTTGCCGGTGCGAAGCTCGCCGCGCTCTATGACGAACTGCTCGAAACCCGGTCGGTGCGGAAGGAGCGGGCATCGTGA
- a CDS encoding glycosyltransferase family 4 protein, with the protein MERFRVLIAIPTTNQMYSGIGRAIFELVRRLQDWVDVTFAMDDRDPNSLRRVWEFASPLGIPLCVGPHRFESDCVEPLNEHLPEVIRTSRWDAIELVGFANAATGRAVLNHIDDRTVLCYTPHDQPLWTVPMTPEQEATVAAIHRRVIERSDLVLADSPSECRALQRLAPGRVNCVALPLGCDFETFDLGPSDRPPQLLFVGDLAEIRKRFDRVIRVFEQVIHRWPEYRLVVIGNRSEASADRIPASLRPFVELRGYVSEAELRAAYRSSRALLLLSDVEAFGLPILEALASGTPVVLGRLDTTESLFGDCPGAHFCPLDDPEGTMKVVHRVLTHPSAAIATARADRPRLESLFDWNALADRKWQLLTSAWARRNAWAWNEPPRSRRSYDRAASGFSVDPRSRSSTPESVPCP; encoded by the coding sequence ATGGAACGCTTCCGCGTTCTGATTGCCATTCCCACGACGAACCAGATGTATTCTGGCATCGGTCGGGCCATTTTCGAACTGGTGAGGCGGTTGCAGGATTGGGTGGACGTGACGTTCGCGATGGATGACCGGGATCCCAACTCCCTGCGTCGCGTTTGGGAGTTCGCCTCTCCGCTTGGGATTCCCTTGTGTGTCGGACCTCACCGGTTTGAATCGGATTGCGTGGAACCGCTCAACGAGCACTTGCCAGAGGTTATCAGAACCTCCCGATGGGACGCGATCGAACTGGTCGGTTTCGCCAACGCGGCCACCGGGCGAGCAGTCCTGAATCACATCGACGACCGGACCGTGCTGTGTTATACACCCCATGATCAGCCGCTCTGGACGGTTCCCATGACGCCCGAGCAAGAGGCGACTGTCGCCGCGATTCATCGCCGCGTGATCGAACGATCCGATCTGGTCCTGGCCGATTCGCCGTCCGAATGCCGAGCCTTGCAACGGCTCGCCCCCGGACGTGTCAATTGCGTGGCCTTGCCCCTCGGGTGCGACTTCGAGACGTTCGACCTTGGTCCGTCTGATCGCCCTCCCCAATTGCTCTTTGTGGGTGATCTGGCCGAGATTCGCAAACGTTTTGATCGTGTCATTCGAGTGTTTGAGCAGGTCATCCACCGGTGGCCTGAGTATCGCCTTGTTGTGATTGGCAATCGGAGTGAGGCATCGGCAGATCGGATTCCCGCTTCCCTTCGCCCCTTCGTCGAACTACGCGGCTATGTCAGCGAGGCGGAGTTGCGGGCTGCCTATCGATCGAGCAGGGCGCTCCTATTGCTTTCCGATGTAGAAGCCTTCGGCCTGCCCATTCTCGAAGCGCTTGCCAGCGGAACCCCGGTGGTGCTGGGGCGTCTGGACACGACCGAAAGTCTATTCGGCGACTGTCCTGGGGCGCACTTCTGCCCGCTCGATGATCCCGAAGGGACGATGAAAGTCGTTCACCGGGTTCTGACTCACCCTTCCGCCGCGATTGCCACCGCTCGCGCGGATCGCCCACGGTTAGAGTCGCTGTTCGATTGGAACGCACTCGCCGATCGCAAGTGGCAGTTGCTCACGTCTGCCTGGGCTCGGCGTAATGCCTGGGCCTGGAACGAACCTCCCCGTTCACGGCGTTCGTACGATCGAGCCGCAAGCGGATTCTCGGTCGATCCTCGGTCCCGGTCTTCAACTCCCGAGAGCGTCCCATGCCCATGA
- a CDS encoding FkbM family methyltransferase, which produces MPMISYAQNAEDVLLRRVFPDTDRGFYVDVGANHPTLHSVTRHFSDRGWTGVNVEPVARVWEMLQAERPNDVNLSLAISDHEGTMTLHEPADSLGMSTLDVDFAAGLRLHGYAYVERSVEVITLATLCKRYVGDRTIDFLKIDVEGHELAVIRGADWRRWRPRVLVIEATIQPELWEPILLAVDYVRAAFDGLNRYYLRLEDRHLLSHFRSPVNVLDDYISFEHVVELETLRRERDEALARLSLYEDLGTTSLTVARQLRRVARHVPIVPSVVRRMLPKVG; this is translated from the coding sequence ATGCCCATGATCTCTTACGCGCAAAATGCGGAAGACGTTCTCCTTCGACGCGTCTTCCCTGACACGGACCGGGGCTTTTATGTCGATGTGGGAGCGAATCATCCCACGCTGCATTCGGTCACAAGGCATTTCTCGGATCGTGGATGGACGGGCGTCAATGTCGAACCGGTCGCTCGCGTCTGGGAAATGCTCCAGGCCGAGCGTCCGAACGACGTCAATCTCTCCCTTGCGATCTCCGATCATGAAGGGACGATGACCCTGCACGAGCCGGCCGATTCCCTCGGCATGTCAACGCTTGATGTCGACTTCGCTGCCGGGCTGAGATTGCACGGCTATGCCTATGTCGAACGATCGGTTGAGGTGATCACCCTTGCAACCCTTTGCAAGCGTTATGTGGGTGATCGAACCATCGACTTTCTTAAAATTGATGTGGAAGGGCACGAACTTGCCGTCATTCGAGGGGCCGACTGGCGGCGCTGGCGTCCTCGGGTGCTCGTCATCGAAGCCACCATCCAGCCCGAGCTGTGGGAGCCGATCTTGCTTGCGGTCGATTACGTTCGGGCCGCTTTCGATGGGCTGAATCGGTATTATCTGCGGCTGGAAGATCGGCACTTGCTTTCGCATTTCCGATCGCCGGTCAATGTGCTCGACGATTACATCTCGTTTGAGCATGTGGTCGAGCTTGAAACCCTTCGGCGCGAGCGAGACGAGGCACTCGCCCGGCTTTCTCTGTACGAGGATCTGGGGACCACGAGTCTGACCGTTGCCCGCCAGCTTCGTCGGGTTGCCCGGCACGTGCCGATCGTGCCGTCGGTCGTGCGTCGAATGCTGCCCAAGGTGGGATAG
- a CDS encoding glycosyltransferase family 4 protein encodes MKILVLSNFYPPEVVGGYEVACAQAVEALRRLGHEVLVLTASGRSFVPPQEGVRRGFTITDIWNQHTMNRRPPVVQRLMDVQSRLINSANVHVLADTVGRFQPDVAYVHNLTGLGGLGLMATLNHLGVPWAWQLGDAVPSYCCSVWGKVVPALADRFGAEMRGTFIAVSSRLVEEIEGQGVPLNGRVELLPYWIDGHPNPLPRRRVRNGPLKVVSAGRLTPYKGIDLLIEAVGLVRKERWSVELDLIGAIADVDENHYPALVQQHGVEDRVRFLGPLDHGDLIARYREYEIFAFPTWEREPFGIGPIEAAAHGACLPLISQSCGLAEWLVHGVHCLKVEPTASALAQVFLDVLERRIDSQTIAERSRASTWRDFHVDGLAPRLVQLLEDSARTRSESSPGTPADAVRLARLAEGLAESLVAEAA; translated from the coding sequence GTGAAGATTCTCGTTCTTTCAAACTTTTATCCTCCCGAGGTCGTCGGCGGCTACGAGGTGGCCTGCGCTCAGGCCGTCGAGGCCTTGCGTCGGCTTGGGCATGAGGTCCTTGTCCTGACCGCTTCGGGCCGCTCCTTTGTTCCACCACAGGAAGGGGTGCGCCGAGGGTTCACGATCACGGACATCTGGAACCAACACACCATGAATCGCCGACCCCCCGTGGTTCAGCGGTTGATGGACGTGCAATCGCGGCTGATCAACTCCGCGAATGTGCATGTGCTCGCTGATACGGTCGGACGGTTTCAGCCCGATGTTGCCTATGTGCATAACCTGACTGGTCTTGGCGGGCTTGGATTGATGGCGACCCTGAACCATCTGGGTGTGCCCTGGGCCTGGCAACTGGGCGATGCGGTTCCCTCGTATTGCTGCTCGGTTTGGGGCAAGGTCGTTCCTGCCCTGGCCGATCGCTTCGGCGCAGAGATGCGAGGAACGTTTATCGCGGTCAGCTCCCGACTGGTTGAGGAAATCGAAGGCCAGGGGGTTCCACTCAACGGGCGTGTCGAATTGCTTCCCTACTGGATCGACGGTCATCCGAACCCCCTGCCCCGTCGTAGGGTACGGAACGGTCCACTGAAGGTCGTATCGGCCGGACGATTGACCCCATACAAAGGAATCGACCTGCTGATCGAAGCGGTCGGCCTTGTCCGGAAGGAGCGCTGGTCGGTCGAACTCGATCTGATTGGAGCCATCGCCGATGTTGATGAAAACCACTACCCGGCCCTGGTGCAGCAGCACGGCGTCGAGGACCGTGTCCGATTCCTCGGGCCGCTCGATCACGGTGATCTGATCGCTCGATACCGTGAGTACGAGATCTTCGCTTTTCCGACCTGGGAGCGAGAACCATTCGGCATCGGCCCGATCGAGGCCGCGGCTCACGGCGCGTGCCTCCCCCTCATCTCCCAGAGTTGTGGCCTGGCCGAGTGGCTCGTTCACGGGGTCCACTGTCTGAAGGTCGAACCCACCGCCTCCGCCCTTGCCCAGGTGTTTCTCGACGTGCTGGAGCGCCGTATCGACTCCCAGACCATTGCCGAGCGTTCCCGAGCATCGACCTGGCGCGATTTTCATGTCGATGGTCTGGCGCCTCGCCTCGTGCAATTGCTTGAAGATTCCGCCAGGACCAGATCTGAGTCCTCGCCTGGAACCCCGGCCGATGCGGTCCGTCTCGCTCGGCTCGCGGAAGGTCTGGCCGAATCGCTCGTGGCCGAAGCGGCCTGA
- a CDS encoding Gfo/Idh/MocA family protein, which yields MRSIQRRDFLQASAASLAALTASNASRASAEPRSAPRRTSANDSLNVAVVGVRGRGMDHVRGFLNQKDQGVRVTTVCDVDENVVGNAMKAIEAANGSAPSLVKDVRAVLDDPAIDIISVATPNHWHSLMGIWACQAGKDAYVEKPVSHNVWEGRKLVEAARKYDRIVQCGTQCRSHKGIQDAIKFLREGGIGKVYMAKGLCYKPRGSIGHGSFQPVPKELDYDLWTGPAEFHKPGDPSVYNPNILHYNWHWVWNTGNGDLGNQGIHQMDLARWGIGKNEFPKTVMSAGGRYGYEDDGETANTQTVNFEYDDVLLQFEVRGLPTNDEQGVKVGDIFYGTEGILTLDSYTSWQTFFGHKMEPGPKGTGGGDHYANFIEAVRTRDRSILNAEIEEGHLSSAFCHLGNIALRLGRKLHIDVENEAFLDDPEANAMLTREYRAPYVVPDQV from the coding sequence ATGCGATCGATTCAGCGCCGAGATTTCCTCCAGGCGTCGGCCGCCAGCCTGGCCGCCCTGACCGCCTCGAACGCCTCACGAGCTTCTGCCGAGCCCCGATCTGCTCCGAGGAGAACCAGCGCGAACGATTCGCTGAACGTGGCCGTCGTTGGGGTCCGAGGTCGGGGGATGGACCACGTCCGAGGGTTCCTGAACCAGAAAGATCAGGGCGTGCGCGTGACCACGGTCTGCGACGTTGACGAGAACGTCGTTGGCAACGCCATGAAGGCGATCGAGGCCGCGAACGGATCGGCACCATCGCTCGTGAAGGATGTTCGCGCAGTCCTCGACGACCCGGCGATTGACATCATCTCCGTCGCCACGCCGAACCACTGGCACAGCCTCATGGGCATCTGGGCCTGTCAGGCCGGAAAAGATGCTTATGTCGAGAAGCCGGTGAGCCACAATGTGTGGGAAGGCCGAAAACTGGTCGAGGCGGCAAGGAAATATGACCGAATCGTCCAGTGCGGCACCCAGTGCCGGAGCCATAAGGGGATTCAGGACGCGATCAAGTTCCTGCGCGAGGGGGGCATCGGTAAGGTCTACATGGCCAAGGGGCTCTGCTACAAGCCCCGCGGCTCGATCGGCCACGGCTCATTCCAACCGGTGCCGAAAGAACTCGACTACGACCTCTGGACCGGCCCGGCCGAATTCCACAAGCCTGGCGATCCGAGCGTCTACAACCCGAACATTCTGCACTACAACTGGCACTGGGTCTGGAACACCGGCAACGGCGACCTGGGGAACCAGGGCATCCACCAGATGGACCTGGCCCGCTGGGGCATCGGCAAGAACGAATTCCCGAAGACCGTAATGTCGGCAGGCGGCCGATACGGCTACGAAGATGACGGCGAAACCGCCAACACTCAGACCGTCAACTTTGAATATGACGATGTTTTGCTGCAATTTGAGGTGCGCGGCCTGCCCACCAACGACGAGCAAGGGGTGAAGGTCGGCGACATCTTCTACGGGACCGAGGGGATTCTGACGCTCGACAGCTACACCTCGTGGCAAACGTTCTTCGGCCACAAGATGGAGCCGGGCCCGAAGGGGACGGGCGGCGGCGACCACTACGCCAACTTCATCGAAGCTGTTCGCACCCGAGACCGATCGATCCTCAATGCCGAGATCGAGGAAGGCCACCTGTCGAGTGCCTTCTGCCACCTCGGCAACATCGCGCTGCGACTCGGCCGCAAGCTGCACATCGACGTCGAGAATGAGGCGTTCCTCGACGATCCGGAAGCCAACGCGATGCTCACCCGAGAGTACCGGGCGCCGTATGTCGTGCCCGATCAGGTCTGA
- a CDS encoding AAA family ATPase, with amino-acid sequence MRTSRRGLVKHGAGSITHRFERDIVVILTIPRRCLVVLVGPTGSGKSTFARRHFRPTEVVSSDDCRALVSDDPNNQLATADAFDLLHLIVDRRLARGRLTVVDATNVRASARSSLVRLARTHHVEPIALVFDLPETLLLDRAQSRTDRRIEAEIVHRHREQLSRSIADLSREGFDRILTLSSVDQIESVSIRRVPLPSDRRDDRGPFDLFGDVHGCADELEQLLDRLGYEVASQSIEPAWPGPIYKHPDGRIAVFVGDLVDRGPRILDTVRIVRNMVAYGSGLCVVGNHDDKLLRKLRGRNVRVAHGLEQTLAEIELLPWGIRETTVEGLIDFFGGMTHHYVLDRGRLIVAHAGLPKPMHGRESPGVRGFALYGETTGEVDQYGLPVRLKWAKNYHGRALVVYGHTPVPEPEWIRQSVNIDTGCVFGGHLTALRYPELEAVSVPAAREYCVSKRPFRTSRRPVDPDSLPTEPSS; translated from the coding sequence ATGAGAACCTCCCGGCGCGGCCTCGTCAAGCATGGAGCCGGGTCGATCACTCATCGTTTCGAGCGGGACATTGTTGTGATCCTGACGATTCCGAGACGTTGCCTCGTCGTCCTGGTGGGACCAACTGGTTCCGGGAAGAGCACCTTCGCTCGCCGTCATTTCCGACCGACCGAGGTCGTCTCGTCCGACGATTGCCGAGCCCTGGTGTCCGACGACCCGAATAACCAGCTCGCCACGGCCGATGCCTTCGACCTGCTTCACCTGATCGTCGACCGCCGCCTGGCTCGGGGACGCCTGACCGTCGTCGATGCCACGAACGTCCGCGCATCGGCCCGATCGTCGTTGGTTCGATTGGCCCGTACTCACCACGTCGAGCCGATTGCTCTGGTCTTCGATCTGCCCGAAACCCTTCTGCTCGATCGGGCCCAATCGCGGACCGATCGGCGGATCGAAGCCGAAATCGTCCACCGCCATCGCGAACAACTGTCGCGGTCGATTGCCGATCTTTCGCGCGAAGGGTTCGATCGAATCCTCACGCTTTCGAGCGTGGATCAGATCGAATCGGTTTCGATCCGACGCGTTCCCCTTCCAAGCGACCGCCGGGACGATCGTGGACCGTTCGACCTGTTCGGCGACGTGCACGGCTGTGCCGATGAATTGGAGCAACTGCTCGACCGGCTCGGCTACGAGGTCGCTTCGCAATCCATTGAGCCCGCCTGGCCCGGCCCCATCTACAAGCACCCAGACGGCCGGATCGCCGTCTTCGTGGGGGACCTGGTCGATCGGGGCCCTCGGATTCTCGACACCGTTCGCATCGTTCGCAACATGGTCGCCTACGGCTCGGGCCTGTGCGTGGTGGGCAATCACGACGATAAACTTTTGCGCAAGCTGCGTGGGCGGAACGTCCGGGTCGCCCACGGTCTGGAGCAGACCCTGGCCGAGATTGAACTGCTCCCTTGGGGCATCCGGGAAACGACCGTCGAGGGTTTGATCGATTTCTTCGGTGGCATGACGCACCATTATGTGCTTGATCGAGGCCGCCTCATCGTCGCTCATGCCGGATTACCGAAACCGATGCACGGCCGAGAATCTCCGGGCGTTCGCGGCTTCGCTCTCTACGGCGAAACGACGGGCGAGGTCGATCAGTACGGTCTGCCCGTTCGCCTGAAATGGGCGAAGAACTACCACGGCCGAGCCCTGGTGGTGTACGGCCACACGCCGGTCCCCGAGCCGGAGTGGATTCGACAATCGGTCAACATCGACACGGGTTGCGTCTTCGGTGGTCACCTGACCGCCCTGCGCTACCCCGAGCTGGAGGCCGTCTCCGTTCCAGCCGCTCGCGAGTATTGCGTGTCGAAACGTCCCTTCCGGACCAGCCGTCGCCCCGTCGATCCCGATTCGCTCCCGACCGAACCGTCTTCGTAA